The DNA segment ACACtaattctttccctctctatcactTGATTAGAGTGACAGTTTTATACAGGTTCATTCTCTTACCTtctcaattttaaaatatttaagtATCAAAAGAATGTCAAAATAGTTTTGACTTCAGAAAGTGTATGTTTCCACTTTTGAATAAGtgcatattattttatatattattttttttataacactGATGAAATTTTTTTATCTTTGTGATGTTATAATCCCCATCTTGCACAGCTGTAATTACACACTACTTTCTATCGCTGTCAATATCTTTACATTGTAAAAAGGGGCTCCAATATATTTACTATGACCTTGAATATATATTCCTTAAGCTCTATGCATGCAAATATGGTAATGAATATTTTAGAAACAGACCAAGCACAAGCAAGCCATTCTGCATCATATAAATATTCTTTTACAAAGAAATTTCTTTAAGTTTTCATGACATGATGGTTTGATGGTAGAAAGTTTTGTATATTACCCACACTCATCTATTCTTATGATTTGCTAGTGGCATGCAgctaaacagaaaaacaacacatGTGCTTTGTTAAGGCAAGTTTATTAGTTGTAATGACTGAACAACATGTGAATTGGCTGCAAACCTAAAGTTTGCTAGAAATCTGCATCTCCAAACAAACAGCAATCATATCCACAAGCATGGGTCACCTCCCATCCATGTCATTGTACTCATGTGTTTATGATCTGTACATCACAGATTTACATAGCCATTACATAAAAACAGCTGACATATAAATACCTTAATTTTTGTATATTGAGGTCACCAACTAAAACCTTCAACTTGTACTAAGACTATTGATGTGATTACACATTTGCCATCAAAAGTGACTCCTGTATCTCAAGAATGTTTTATGTAAGTGAAAAAAGTGTTGCTGACATAGGCAATATCAACTTAAATATCAGAATATACAGTATTTTAATATTGCATGTATTTTTAGCCTTAGTAAATAAAATGAATACCTTCTCTTCACTGTTCATGGTGATATTAGTCTAAATCGCTGCCACAACCTTGACAGGTATCACATCTCATCATTTTGTGTGAAATCTGCAAGAAGATAAATACATACTGTGAAAAGGGGTAATATTGACCAGTTTTGAAGAACAAACACTTATATTTACAAACAAAAACATTTATTTGAATTCTCAAAATATATAAGTTTGTATCCCTGTTGAGGCTATCTAAGCATatataaagaaagtaaaaatattcTTCTTTTAATTTGCCATATAATTAAATGTTGGTGGTCAAATTTGCCCACAGACTTGGGGTAATTATGACTTGGGCCCACAACTCGTGGGGTAAAGGTGCCTCCTAGCTTAAACACTACAGGAATGCCTCTGATGGGAGAATGGGGGTAAACATGACCATTACAGACACTTGGCGGTGTAATTTTGTCCTACAGGCAACAATCTAGTAGAACAAAGTAAACATAACAAATGGTATCTTCCTTGAATTAGAAATTTTTTAGCAAAATATATGGTAATTCTCTATCCATATTCCTTGTACTTACATACTACAACACTTAATGGTATACATCCAGAGAGTTTTTAAAGACAAACTGATCCCTCTTGTTCATAACTGGCTGCTCAACCTTGTTAATTATGGATGGTTTGTCAACAAAACTAATGTCTGTGTGATTCCCAGTAAATTTGCAATTACCACTCCCAGCTACTACCCGATAgtatattgttttataattttttttataattttataattttATCATTTTTGATACTCTCGCCCACGCGACCCTTTTATATATTTGTGTGGCATGCTTTAGGCAGGATGCAATATGCTAACACTCACAGATCATGCAAATCTCATGCAGATCTCTTGAAACGGGTATAAAACAAGCATTAAAGCCTATATTTGAACATTTTAACATGCAGGTATATTTTCAGAACATTTTTTCAAGGTGGTCAACTTAGACCCATGGGTTTGGACAACTTTTTACCCAAACTTTTGATCCCTGCTGTATGTTAATTATGAAAGTGCTATAAATGGAAATTTTGGCATTTTTCACACTTTGGAAAGTCTTTAAAAATTGATTTTATCAAATACATTTTTTTGTAGTGGCAtgatataaaatttgtatttttttgtcagTTTTTTTTATGCACTTTTActcaatatatatatttgaacTTCATGTGTAAAATTTGAACTCTGAACCtttggcatattttttttctcatttttcaatgTATTATGAAAATATTTTGCTTTATATTTAACACTTCAATTTTTCAAAATAACACTGTAAATAATTATTAAAAGCtcccaccaacaacaaaaaaagttttGGTCAACATAAAACCACCAGTCAAATTAACCCCAGATGATGGTAGTttttatttgttaaaaatattccATCGTATGAAAATATGACAGGTCTATTTAATCAGTGAGACTAAAGAAAGGGACCTCAAGGTTATTCTAGAAGAGAAATTCATCAGTTTAAAAAAATGGGAGTTATACAGGAAGTAGGAGTCATATGGGTACTTGACAAATGGAGAAATGCTTACAAACAAAGGCAACAAACAGATAAGACTTATTGGCATGTTTTCCTTTATGCAAATAAGGCTGGTTTGTGCTTACTGTAACAGTAACTTTAGTGAGACATGTTTTGGCTTTGTACAGCTTGATTGAGCTGTTGCTCACAGTCAACAGACTTGAGCTGCAAGTTAAGGAATGGTCTCATCTAAGATAAGGCAACATTGATAATGGAGGACATTCGGCATGAAGTTTCTGCCATGATGGCAACATATGAAACATTCAAGaaatataattaaatttttaaCTGCcagagaaaagttagaaaaaatgaCCCTAAAGTTGGCAGTATATCTTCTGCTTGAAACCTAAACACTGTATGGTAGCATGTCATTTTGACAtacaaaaaaaagtggaaaaaaatagtCAAGATGGCAGTGTCAAAACACTTTGAAACCCACACTCAGCTTTCCAGCCTAACTACTGCCCCTGGAAGGGATGCATCTCTCTTATTTGTTCACAAGTCAGACAAAGTGTTGCTCACTTTTCAAGTGTTTTAAGTGAATATCGTGAATCATTACTTCTGCTCATGGAACCATGGCTccttaggaaggaaggggatgatatTGTAAGCTCTAAGCCTTTAGGATAAGCTGAGAGTTGTgtcaagaatgaatgaatggtgaGGCCTCCATGCACTTGGTGAGCATCAAGTTCAGTATGAAATATTGCACCTTTTGCAGCATCATGAACAAAAACCTGGTGTTCTTGACCCCCAGCCCATTCTTAAGACTGTTTTTCACCTCACCCGTGATCCGCCAGAGCCCTCTTTCTTGCTCGTATGACTAGATGAACCAACACTTCCTCAATTTGTCACTCATTAAGGACAATACACATTAATTTAGTCACAATTAcgagatctacagttcattaatggagaggcggtggctgaatggatagcgcgACAGCGCCATGCTCAGGATGACGTGAGTTCAGTCCccgccagtgccaccaagctgggatttttcagccgccaccgagtggcttaaaatagTGCCTGCGCATCTCTCCCACTGAGCTCTATACACATGGAGGGGTTATCTCCCCCGTCAGTGTTCGGCCGCCGGCTGCTATATTGAATGACCCGCACTTGGCGCCTCCACCATAGAAATTGAATGGGACCTCTgtagttattttgttttctttgtctcactcATTCCACATTCGCTTATTCCAAGGACTCATTCCACACGCATTCATTCCactaacactcattccacaaacactcattccacaaacactcattccacacgcactcattccacaaaccctcattccacaaaccctcattccacacgcactcattccacaaacactcattccacacacactcattccacacacactcattccacacacactcattccacaaacactcgtttcacacgcactcattccacaagcactcattccacaaacactcattccacacacactcattccacacacactcattccacacacactcattccacacacactcattccacacacactcattccacaaacactcattccacaaacactcattccacacacactcattccacaaacactcattccttaAAGACTCATTCGACAAATattcactccacacgcactcattcgacaaatattcactccacacgcactcattcgacaaatattcactccacacgcattcattccacaaaccttcattccacaaatacttattccacatgcactcattccacaaatacttattctacATGCACtccttccacaagcactcattccaaaaatacttattccacTCGCACTTATTCCTTAAAGACTCATTCGACAAATATTCACTCCACATGCATTCATTCCACAAACCTTCATTccaaaaatacttattccacatgcactcattccacaaaccctcattccacaaatacttattccacacgcactcatttcacaagcactcattccacaaatacttattccacatgcactcattccacaaatacttattctacATGCACtccttccacaagcactcattccaaaaatacttattccacacgcactcattccacaaaccctcattccaaaaatacttattccacacacacactcatttcacaagcactcattccacaaatacttattccacaagcactcattccacaagtacTCATACCAcacatcccctccacacacacataaatacatacatgcataccgtacacacacacacacactgcccgatGGCTCAGTGGTAGAGCTTAGGGTTTCCACCTTTGGGGACGCGAGTTTGATCCACGCTGCTCACAtgaattttttcatatatatatatatatatatatatatatatatatatatatatatatatatatatatatatatatatatatatatatatatatatatatatatgataagtttgtggatgtatgAATTTATGTACGTATGAATgcacatatatctctttctatgacttgcacttcatctattaatttgaacttcaactttttaatttgaaattcaacttttttaatctgaaattcaactttttcaatttgaatttcaactttttttatttgaatttcaactttttaaatttgaatttcaacttctattttgaaattcaacttttttaatttgaatttcaacttttttaatttgaaattcaacttttttaatttgaaattcaactttttaaatttgaatttcaacttttttaatttgaatttcaactttttaaatttgaatttcaactttttaaatttgaatttcaactttttaaatttgaatttcaacttttttaatttgaaattcaacttttttaatttgagggtgaaaaggtgtagttCATCCTCGCACTCGGGCAGTGTGTAAACAGCTTGGTGTGGtagttaaaaaaaaacacaaaacacgtAAACAGTGCAATGCAGCACGTAAACATTGGCAAATAAACAGACAGGGGAAGGAAATGTACGTAATTTTTCAGTTTTGTCACGAAAATTACAATAATTTCTCTGTTTTAGGTGTAAACAATGACATTCCAGTGCAAacaatgcgtttttttttttttttttatatacgttcAGTAAAGGGGCCATAAGTCACATATGCTCAATTTGACACCAAAAATTACAACTTTTTCACAAATATTTCATGCAAACAAGAAGCAAACAACACTTGGAAatcattttttggggggtttcttGGTTGGTAATGATACCACGCACTCACATATCatgcaatttttttcttcttcaaaattTGATGTTTTTGGTGGTGTAAACAATTGTCATGGGTGTAAACAATCACCATTTGTGCACTTCTTCAATGGGTAAGGATAGCCAAACAACGGTATAACTCATACGTCATTTTTACCTCTTCATTTCATATGTATCACGTAAACAATTCGCTGTTTATGATGTAAACAATGATGTTTGCCATTGTACCCCATATATTGCTACAATACACTTAGTCAAAAAATGGAATGatgttttttcataaaaaatgtacAATAATCTACTAAATTTAGATGTAAACAACCTGtaaacagctttttttttttttcaggccagCCAACTCTGCAAACAAACAGTGTTCTGCACTAATACCGTTTCACGGAAAAAAGCGCATGTTTCCCGCATACGTGCCCCACTTGTTTGTGCAAACAACCAAAATATTTTGTGTAAACAAAGtgatactgtgtatatatatgagCCCAGCATTATATAAACAGCTTTGTGAGTGTGTGGTACGTCCTGGCGTGCAGAGAAGTGCCAATAAATTGGGGGCAAACTACCTGCGTTTACACCCCCcacccatagctgggcgttatcgcgataagttattgcgtactttatcgctgataacaaaatcggattatcgaccatccgctacttatttaaatatatatcggtatcttcgttacttttgtaaccaaactagcgataatcgctactttttcgcctctcagaaaaaacgttgtctccctactgcgcctGCGTGGCCCGGTCGCCCGGTGTTGGATGAAAAAACTTCTGTGTATGAAAtagcttcggtgatgagatttcatgcttagatcatgaaaattaaaacactaggttattttttttaatgctacTCAacaatcaatatatcatagaaaaATTATTTAACTTTtgcccaaaatgattattcactgcctcaaatttgatattccatattagtttgtgagcatgccatgatactgaaggtacccggtgttgtgttatttggtgtcccatcgtcaaaagctggcgcttttgtttacaaaaacTGGTGTCTCGTGAACTGCTCAGatcattaagtgtagacctgttcagtctcacaatgctttttttaacacattaagagttgctggatagctgaatcaaacatacgtaccaccatcctcgctgtttctagaagcgtacactctgtacatataaatacaacttcattacagagtgtcgttctagaaacacaAGAATGATGGTattactatatgtctgattcagccttcctgCAACTCTTAATTACGATTTAatagctttgtgagactgtacaaatcTCACGctttggtctgagcatgcaccgctgagagaccagtgtttgtaaacaattttgacAGTGGGGCGCCTGATAACACAACACCGATTCAGGCATTTTAGTATTACCGTTCATATGTACGTGTCagcgtgtggttttaaggttttgtaagtttcaaatacagataatgaaaatttgaattcatcaatgttgttctatccaaaatatcaatatagtatcgttttacgcctatcggacttattgcTAGCTAGTATCGAATTGTGGATTTAcatcggtatcggttatcgcctatatttgtgtctctagttaacgaatatcggttatcgccgttaagatttttcattatcagttatcggttatcggaataaggttttctgttatcgtgccagctatgcccccacccacccaccccagtcTTCTTCATTGTCTGTGTACCAGTCAAACAAGACCGCCATCTTGAAGTCCAAGGAATGTACTTTCATATACTGTTTGGTTTATTGATCTAGGTTAAGtagtttttttaatttatttatttattattttttttttttggcgaatATTTTCCCAAGGGCAACTTTGCCCAATTATTCCAGGCTGCAGCACAAGACTGCTGAAATATGCCAGGGGTTAAGGGGTTAATGCTGTAAGCTAACATGATAATTGCTTTTATTTATCATATTGTTTGGGGGAAGGCCACTCTTCTGTCAGCAAAGTGGTCGAGTGAAAGGCCTCTGTCCCAGTAATACTGACTTAAAGAGACTGTACTGCACTGTTAAATTCTAGTGACCAACAAGATCCCTACTTACTTGGCCTGGAGCAAATCATATTTGGAGAGGGCTTCATCCATGTCAACATAGCAGCCAACAAGGTGTCTGAAGAAAATGTATCAGCATTAAAATCCCATTCCTCTGCTCactaataaaaatataataaagatgcAATGGCCTATAGGGATTGTCAGCAGATTTAGACTTGAGTAAAGACCTTTGTCATTACTCCATTCAGTTAATGAGTAATACAAGACTTCTCACCTATCCACTTTGGTAGGATTAAAGGCAGTACGACCATGAAGGACCCTGCGATTGTTGAAAGCCACTAGGTCACCTGGTACCATGCTGAACTCTAGACTGCTTGAAAGGTCACGAAGCTTGTCTGAGAAGAGCTGTAAAAAATCATTCCATAATTGTTTGTTTATGATATACTGTCATcattcatgatgatgatgatgatgaatgatgcTAGACTTACATGATCACATCAGCTGAGTTGGGGTCAGTAGAAACTTTGGTTCATAAGCTATGAAGAAGAGCCCTGCTGACTTGTAATAATTAGGTGAAATGAGTTTGTGAGTGATCCAATCCAACATCGCTTTCCCCATAGATCAGTTgttcccaacttttttttcaaacatttttttAAACATGACCGTGACCCCACTAGTTTAATTGTATACATATGTGTTATTATGATATAATAACactatgtttgatattttgaggtcttacgatcccagggttgggaaagggtgcCACAGATAAATTGACACCCGGAGTGACTTTGAAAAGGAGATAATTCAagccaaaaaaataatgaatttaAAGCTAAACTTGATAAACTGAGCTCTGGAGAGGAAATTCTATGAGTGTAACTCACTGTCTgaatatcacaactaggtaaatatactcATACGCATAATATGgacaatgaaaaaaagggaaaaaagtacaTATATGTACATGTAGTCTGTGAGTTATGATGTGCTGGCCCCACCCAGCCAGGCTGGGTTTTGAGGCGCACAAGGAATGAAGTGTGTGTGGCACACTTTTCCTTCAGTTGCCCTTGAACACAAGATGCAAGTACTACTCACACTGCAGTTGATAGTTGATACTCTACCATTTTATATGCTTATAGTCTGCTGTGCAAGCTTATTGCTAAATCTAGCAGCTGCCAGTTGGCTAGCAAAATGACATCCCACAACATCAGCCCCCTTACAATATTCTTGCAGCAGCTATTATAGTCTACTGTTTATTGGAAACAGCAATCATAGTTGAACAAAACATTCACAGAAAATAAGAAGATGCAGCAGAGCCTGCAGAGGTGACACTGGCTAGTCATATAACTATAACATTTCCTTTACTTACAAACACTGTCCCCTGACCAACACAATACTTAACAAAATGACTTGGTGGGGCATTTGGCCTAATGCCGCCATCTTGGCAAAACTCAGTAGCTCAATTCTATAATGTTGCACAATGTTGTGTGGCCAAAGGGTCAACCATTTGCAGGATTGTGGCAAGATGGAGTTATGAGGACAGAGGcaggtttgctgggagggtaagAGGTGCAACTGCCAATCTATCCCTGGCAGGACATTtcaatattttttattatttaatgtaaattttgactTGCAACCAGCCTGTCAGTAGCAAACTCCATCATAACTCAAGTACTATATACCTGTATATGAATGATATGACTGTAAATCACTTTTATTCAATAACAAATACAATGTCTTAATCCATCTGAAGGTGCTCTTGGCAACTGATGAGTGACCAAGGCAAGCATGCCATACAAAGGTTTCCCTCACCTTGTAAGCATGGTAGAAGGGTATCACCACATGGGTGGGAGCTTGGAGGGGCTTCATGGTGCGGTTGTTGTAGTGCACCTCAATCACGTCTCCATCTGAATTTGTGCACAGGACAGGCCACACTGCAGAGTACTGCTGCCCCTCATTTGTCACTGAAAATCTATTAAGAAGATTGATATCTTTGTAAATGATCTAGTAAGGTGTCACCAGCTTTTTGAAGTGCAACAAATATCTGGATCTagatctggacaataatgcgcagggcacctgtataggtgcataacacgcatatttgtgttggctgttggggggacaggggagccgagtgtgcagggagggaagtgaatccagtgtagttgttagtgttggtgtgttgtggtgacaagagagtatgtatttgttttctgaatgagtctactGTACCTcaatctaaaatctgttgagggaggctgttccagtcatgtatggtgtgtggaaagtatgagtgcttgtatgcgtcagtgttagtgtgatatgtttggtatttatggatgtgtgtgttacgagtacgttgactgtttgtcttatgtaggtatgtttgtgggtcaatgtcaatgtgagtgtttgtgatcttgtacataggtgtaagtctgtgtgcttgtctgcgtatgtgaagaggttccatgtttatctgttgtttgatccgtgttgtgattccaggtgttcgagtgtaattgtttgtaatgaacctagccgccttggtgttgatttgttctaaccgatcaatgtttctgtgtgtgtgaggatcccacaccgtggagcagtattccagtgtgtcataagctatgtgtttaatgtcaggtgtgcagttatgtaaattcatCCTCTggaaccccagtgttctattattggctgtggcactgatatggccTATGTGAGTATTGAATCTCAAGTTATTGAGAGATGGACAcaaaggtacttgtgtgtgtaaacagattctaaatctgaattgtggagtgGGTGTGATGGAGGTTTTTCATTTAGAAGTTTGcatgggtcatgatctgtagagtccttgatagatagagttccTGACAGCCTAagtttggacgccattattggccctgtcttcgccagAAGactgtgctagtgtttgaaaagctgtgaaaacacagggccaataatggcgtccaaatttaggttgtcgggactctgtgaggggactctacagatcacgacccagaaacgggttacgcaaTGGAAGAGGCTATAAATGTGATGGATGAGGTTGTacctggtgaatcttaatagtttgcatttgtctggtcggaagtgcatttGCCAGGTGTGTTCCCCCCGcttcgagggcgtccaagtctttttgtagaAGTCTGCAGTCGCCAGTAGTCTTTACTGTTCTAAACAGTAAGCTATCGTCGGCAAacagtctagtggaagagttaggcgttgagagtggaagatcgttaatggaggaggaggaaaagaaaattgcctagaacggtgccttgtgagACACCTGAATAAACAGGAGCAATGTCAGATGAAGAGCCGTCAAGAataacacgttgagtcctgttagtaagaaatgtagtgatccagtgaagaataggtcatGAAATACCATATTACTTCAATTTTAATGCCAGTCTTTTGTgggggactttgtcgaaggcttcgGCAAAATATagaacaatagtgtcaacttgtttaatgtcacgttggtcaagtagcctcgtaaagtcgtgaaatgtagtaatgagttgcgattcacatgagcgtttaggctgaaagccgtgttgtgagccAGATggtgtttgtgtcaaggtgatttaTTATGTGTTTGTATTATGTGTTTGAAAATTTTACGTGGAATCGAGGTTAGTGAggtggggcgataattggctgagtcagtccggtcacctgtcttgaataaaggattaatgtttgccaaaaacCAGTCAgaaggtaatgaggtggatgatagtgattggatgaatatggcctgaaggatggggcaaaggttttaaggatgaaggcggaaTGTTGTCAGGGCCAGTGGATTTAGCTATGTCAAGTCCttcagtaatttctgtattccgttagtcgtgatgtcaagggggctATGGGGGGAATGGGCTGTGTGgaatgtttggtgtcaggttgttttcttgtgtgtgcaATGATTGGaactgtgttgagtatttgtgccttgtgttgtgggctggttactattgtgttattgttgtctttcagtgatgtaattgtgttagtgtcatgtttgcgtaTCTTAACACGTTGCCTGTGACTGGCATCGCTGCTAACTCTCCAGTACTGATCTCACTTCAGTGCAGCTCAacccagggggcagcatgagcaaacATAACTGGCACCACTATGCCTGTGgggcccatgaagaaagcctaccggtgctatagacggagatgtaaaaaaaaaaaaaaaaaaaaaaaaaaatctgaaagatgtgactgatgaggaggaggaagaggaggactttgTTGATGATTTAGCTGTATCACCTTTTGTAGTTGCAAAACGTgacattcctttccattcccaggAAAGGAAGAACTCTGTGTGAGAGCTTCATCATCAGAATTTTATTACTAGTGTTTCGATATAAGATCTATGAAGTTCACCATTGATTGATTTCTTGTCATAGTTTGTTCAGATTATATAAGAAtttcacacaaaaaaaggaatgacAAAAAACATCACTGAAGCCTAGCCAGGAAATTCCATGAAAGCATTTGCATTATTTGTTTTAGGAAAGTTTTCCATGTtctttgaatgaaaaaaatagaagataatatgtatttttatatgtcaTGAAATGTCAAATAAAATAAGgtctttttgtattattttttatataaatgaaataaatattattaCTTATCTATAATTTTTCTATAATACACCTGCTGATTACTGTAATTTAACTATAATCCAATTTCAATAATATAAAGACATATATGAGTTAAATTTAC comes from the Eriocheir sinensis breed Jianghai 21 chromosome 46, ASM2467909v1, whole genome shotgun sequence genome and includes:
- the LOC126981147 gene encoding gamma-butyrobetaine dioxygenase-like encodes the protein MKPLQAPTHVVIPFYHAYKLFSDKLRDLSSSLEFSMVPGDLVAFNNRRVLHGRTAFNPTKVDRHLVGCYVDMDEALSKYDLLQAKFHTK